One Ctenopharyngodon idella isolate HZGC_01 chromosome 9, HZGC01, whole genome shotgun sequence DNA window includes the following coding sequences:
- the il17d gene encoding interleukin-17D → MRGRVVSTVVLVLLWCCGSAPGERGLKVSRRAPRTRSCLDLPEEILEQMFGRLSVGVLSAFHHTLQLAPPERQNLTCQSASRLARDRPRTPVNFLSLSPWAYRISHDPARYPRYLPEAYCLCKGCLTGPNGEESDRFRSTPVYMPTVILRRTGLCVGGRHSYTESYVSIAVGCTCVPLLERDRKRQQSKPSVQKITSKNSVSSTFRKN, encoded by the exons ATGCGCGGACGAGTTGTTTCGACGGTTGTGCTGGTGCTGCTGTGGTGTTGCGGAAGCGCGCCGGGTGAACGGGGACTGAAGGTGTCCAGGAGAGCACCAAGGACTCGCTCTTGTCTGGACTTACCggaggagattttggagcagaTGTTTGGGAGGCTCTCGGTCGGGGTGCTCAGCGCGTTTCATCACACCCTGCAGCTCGCGCCTCCAGAGCGCCAGAATCTGACCTGTCAATCAGCGTCTCGTCTAGCGCGCGACAGACCACGTACCCCAGTAAACTTCCTCAGCCTCTCGCCGTGGGCGTACAG AATCTCCCATGATCCAGCGAGGTACCCTCGATATCTTCCGGAGGCGTATTGTTTGTGTAAGGGATGCCTGACCGGGCCAAATGGGGAGGAAAGTGACCGCTTCCGAAGCACCCCAGTGTATATGCCAACCGTCATACTACGCCGTACTGGCTTGTGTGTCGGGGGTCGCCATTCCTACACGGAGAGCTACGTGTCCATCGCCGTGGGCTGTACTTGTGTGCCATTGTtggaaagagacagaaaaagaCAGCAGAGCAAGCCAAGTGTGCAAAAAATCACATCTAAAAATTCAGTTTCCAGCACCTTTAGAAAGAATTAA
- the gjb8 gene encoding gap junction protein beta 8 has protein sequence MSWGALYAQLGGVNKHSTSLGKIWLSVLFIFRISILVIAAETVWGDEQSDFVCNTQQPGCKNVCYDHFFPVSHIRFWCLQLIFVSTPALLVAMHVAYRKRNVKKGLMANRGGSAKGDDLESLKKRRLPITGPLWWTYTSSLFFRLLFEAGFMYALYYVYDGFQMARLVKCEQWPCPNKVDCFISRPTEKTVFTIFMVGSSAICIVLNVAELGYLIVKALLRCSARSKGRRAFVHQDKISTEKALLQNEKNTMLLSSASDSSTNKTA, from the coding sequence ATGAGTTGGGGAGCGCTTTATGCCCAGCTGGGAGGGGTGAATAAACACTCCACCAGCTTGGGAAAGATCTGGCTGTCTGTCCTGTTCATCTTCCGAATTAGCATCCTTGTAATAGCTGCCGAGACGGTCTGGGGAGATGAGCAGTCCGACTTCGTCTGTAACACACAACAGCCCGGCTGCAAAAACGTCTGCTACGACCACTTCTTTCCAGTCTCACATATTCGTTTCTGGTGCCTGCAGCTCATCTTTGTGTCTACACCGGCTTTGCTGGTGGCTATGCATGTGGCGTACCGCAAACGCAACGTAAAGAAAGGCCTTATGGCCAACCGTGGTGGCAGTGCCAAAGGGGACGACCTGGAGAGCCTGAAGAAGAGGCGTCTTCCCATTACTGGGCCGCTGTGGTGGACCTACACCTCCAGCCTGTTCTTTCGGCTCCTTTTCGAGGCCGGATTCATGTATGCACTGTATTATGTCTATGATGGGTTTCAGATGGCACGTCTTGTGAAGTGTGAGCAGTGGCCCTGTCCCAATAAAGTTGACTGCTTTATCTCACGACCAACAGAGAAGACAGTCTTCACCATTTTCATGGTGGGATCTTCTGCCATCTGCATTGTGCTCAATGTGGCTGAACTGGGCTACTTGATTGTCAAGGCATTGCTGAGGTGCTCAGCCAGATCCAAGGGGAGGCGCGCCTTTGTACACCAAGATAAAATATCCACAGAAAAGGCACTCTTACAGAACGAAAAGAACACAATGTTGCTGTCATCCGCTTCAGACTCTTCGACCAATAAGACTGCCTAA
- the ift88 gene encoding intraflagellar transport protein 88 homolog isoform X2 — translation MENVHLVPEEEEDDLYTGYNDYNPTFDSEDLHNDVGFQQAVRTSHGRRPPMTAKYPGTAIGGRPIGTAYGSRIPVGTAMGRPMTGAVQDGAARPMTAVRAAGYSSSIARGSVFDPLGQAKGPAPPLERQNEDTPEEKIKILEKKVNDLIEESCLAHARGDLQLSLEKAKEAGRKERALVRQREQTGTADHINLDLTYSVLFNLANQYANNDMYTEALNTYQVIVKNKMFNNAGRLKVNMANIYFKQKNYTKAIKFYRMALDQISNAHNAMRIKIMQNIGVVFIHMGQYSDAITSFEYIMSESPNIKTGFNLILCYYAIGDRERMKKAFQKLICVPLDIDDEDKYIPANDDSHANMVIEAIKNDKLHQMERERKALAEKYIMTSAKLIAPAIESSFAAGFDWCVDMVKGSQYVELANDLEINKAITYLRQRDFKQAVETLKMFEKKDSRVKSAAATNLSFLYFLEKDYDQADRYAELAMSADRYNPAALINKGNTVFVKEDYEKAAEFYKEALRNDSSCTEALYNLGLTYKRLGRLEEALDCFLKLHAILRNSAQVMYQLANLYEMLEDPHQAIEWLMQLTSVTPTDAQVLAKLGDLYDNEGDKSQAFQYYYESYRYFPSNISVIEWLGAYYIDTQFCEKAIQYFERATLIQPTQVKWQLMVASCYRRSGNYQKALETYKDIHRKFPENVECLRFLVRLCTDMGLKEVQDYATKLKKVEKMKEIREQRVRSGRESSARGRREGSAGSDSGQSNHGTSAKGERLSVKLKTLPGSNEPYEASTQQEIDASYVDPLGPQMQRPKTAARKRTEEDEFADEELGDDLLPE, via the exons atgGAGAACGTGCATCTTGTtccagaggaagaggaggatgatTTGTATACAGGCTACAATGATTACAATCCGACTTTTGACTCAGAG GACCTTCACAACGATGTGGGCTTTCAGCAGGCTGTCAGGACAAGTCATGGCAGAAGACCACCA aTGACTGCAAAATATCCTGGCACTGCTATTGGAGGGCGACCGATTGGAACAGCTTATGGG TCTCGGATTCCTGTTGGCACTGCAATGGGAAGGCCTATGACTGGAGCTGTTCAG GACGGTGCGGCTCGTCCCATGACTGCAGTGCGGGCAGCAGGATACTCTTCATCTATAGCTAGAG GCTCGGTGTTTGATCCACTGGGACAAGCAAAAGGACCAGCCCCTCCATTAGAGAGACAGAACGAAGACAC GCCAGAGGAAAAGATAAAGATCCTGGAAAAGAAGGTGAATGATTTGATAGAGGAGAGCTGTCTCGCTCATGCTCGTGGGGATCTTCAGCTG TCTCTAGAGAAAGCCAAAGAGGCGGGCAGGAAGGAAAGGGCTCTGGTGAGACAGAGAGAACAAACAGGCACTGCAGACCACATCAATCTGGATCTGACCTACTCT GTGTTGTTTAATTTAGCAAACCAATATGCCAATAATGACATGTACACTGAGGCCTTGAACACATACCAAGTCATTGTGAAGAACAAAATGTTCAATAATGCTG GACGATTGAAAGTTAACATGGCAAATATCTATTTCAAGCAAAAGAATTACACAAAAGCAATCAAATTTTACCGCATGGCTTTGGATCAGATCTCAAATGCCCACAATGCAATGAG GATCAAGATCATGCAGAACATTGGTGTTGTGTTCATACATATGGGCCAGTACTCAGATGCCATCACATCCTTTGAGTACATCATGAGTGAGAGTCCCAACATAAAGACAGGCTTCAACCTCATCCTGTGCTACTATGCCATCGGAGACCGTGAAAGGATGAAGAAAGCTTTTCAGAAGCTCATTTGTGTGCCCCTCGATATTGATGATGAAGACAAGTATATCCCTGCAAAT gATGACTCTCATGCAAACATGGTGATTGAGGCTATAAAGAATGATAAGCTTCACCAAATGGAAAGGGAGAG GAAAGCATTAGCAGAAAAATACATTATGACCTCAGCCAAGCTTATTGCTCCAGCCATTGAGTCGTCATTTGCAGCTGGGTTTGACTG GTGTGTGGACATGGTGAAGGGTTCACAATATGTGGAGCTTGCAAATGACTTGGAGATCAATAAAGCTATTACATACTTAAGACAGAGGGACTTCAAACAG gCAGTGGAGACGCTAAAGATGTTTGAGAAGAAGGACAGTCGGGTAAAAAGTGCCGCTGCCACTAATCTATCTTTTCTCTACTTTTTG GAAAAAGATTATGACCAGGCTGACCGCTATGCTGAGCTGGCCATGAGCGCTGACCGCTATAACCCTGCTGCCCTCATTAACAAAGGCAACACAGTGTTTGTGAAAGAGGACTATGAGAAAGCAGCAGAGTTTTACAAGGAGGCTCTTCGTAATGACTCGTCCTGTACTGAAGCCCTCTATAACTTAG GTTTGACCTATAAGAGGCTGGGTAGGCTGGAGGAAGCCCTGGACTGCTTCCTCAAACTGCACGCTATCCTCAGAAACAGTGCTCAGGTCATGTACCAGCTGGCTAATCT ATATGAGATGTTGGAAGACCCTCATCAGGCCATTGAGTGGCTGATGCAGCTCACCAGTGTGACCCCCACAGATGCCCAGGTGCTGGCCAAACTGGGAGACCTCTATGACAATGAAGGAGACAAATCTCAGGCCTTCCAGTACTAttatgag TCGTACAGGTATTTTCCCTCAAACATTAGTGTGATTGAATGGTTGGGAGCATATTACATTGACACCCAGTTCTGTGAGAAAGCTATTCAGTACTTTGAGAGAGCTACCCTCATTCA ACCAACACAGGTCAAGTGGCAGCTGATGGTGGCTAGCTGTTACAGGAGAAGTG gGAATTATCAGAAGGCACTTGAGACCTATAAGGACATTCATCGGAAATTTCCTGAAAATGTTGAAT GTCTACGCTTCCTGGTCAGGCTGTGCACTGATATGGGACTAAAAGAGGTGCAGGATTATGCCACCAAACTGAAGAAAGTTGAAAAAATGAAGGAGATCAGAGAGCAG AGGGTGAGATCTGGGAGAGAGAGCAGTGCTCGAGGTCGCAGGGAAGGCAGCGCTGGCAGTG ACAGTGGACAAAGCAACCATGGCACCAGCGCCAAGGGTGAGAGGCTTAGCGTTAAACTGAAAACTCTTCCCGGGTCCAATGAACCGTATGAGGCCAGCACTCAGCAGGAAATAG ATGCTTCTTATGTCGATCCATTGGGGCCTCAAATGCAGAGACCAAAAACAGCAGCGAGGAAACGCACAGAGGAAGATGAGTTTGCTGATGAAGAGCTGGGAGATGACTTACTGCCTGAGTGA
- the ift88 gene encoding intraflagellar transport protein 88 homolog isoform X1, whose product MENVHLVPEEEEDDLYTGYNDYNPTFDSEDLHNDVGFQQAVRTSHGRRPPMTAKYPGTAIGGRPIGTAYGSRIPVGTAMGRPMTGAVQDGAARPMTAVRAAGYSSSIARGSVFDPLGQAKGPAPPLERQNEDTPEEKIKILEKKVNDLIEESCLAHARGDLQLSLEKAKEAGRKERALVRQREQTGTADHINLDLTYSVLFNLANQYANNDMYTEALNTYQVIVKNKMFNNAGRLKVNMANIYFKQKNYTKAIKFYRMALDQISNAHNAMRIKIMQNIGVVFIHMGQYSDAITSFEYIMSESPNIKTGFNLILCYYAIGDRERMKKAFQKLICVPLDIDDEDKYIPANDDSHANMVIEAIKNDKLHQMERERKALAEKYIMTSAKLIAPAIESSFAAGFDWCVDMVKGSQYVELANDLEINKAITYLRQRDFKQAVETLKMFEKKDSRVKSAAATNLSFLYFLEKDYDQADRYAELAMSADRYNPAALINKGNTVFVKEDYEKAAEFYKEALRNDSSCTEALYNLGLTYKRLGRLEEALDCFLKLHAILRNSAQVMYQLANLYEMLEDPHQAIEWLMQLTSVTPTDAQVLAKLGDLYDNEGDKSQAFQYYYESYRYFPSNISVIEWLGAYYIDTQFCEKAIQYFERATLIQPTQVKWQLMVASCYRRSGNYQKALETYKDIHRKFPENVECLRFLVRLCTDMGLKEVQDYATKLKKVEKMKEIREQRVRSGRESSARGRREGSAGSGSSSSPINTPPLRASVSRSEAKYSPVLQQGRDSGQSNHGTSAKGERLSVKLKTLPGSNEPYEASTQQEIDASYVDPLGPQMQRPKTAARKRTEEDEFADEELGDDLLPE is encoded by the exons atgGAGAACGTGCATCTTGTtccagaggaagaggaggatgatTTGTATACAGGCTACAATGATTACAATCCGACTTTTGACTCAGAG GACCTTCACAACGATGTGGGCTTTCAGCAGGCTGTCAGGACAAGTCATGGCAGAAGACCACCA aTGACTGCAAAATATCCTGGCACTGCTATTGGAGGGCGACCGATTGGAACAGCTTATGGG TCTCGGATTCCTGTTGGCACTGCAATGGGAAGGCCTATGACTGGAGCTGTTCAG GACGGTGCGGCTCGTCCCATGACTGCAGTGCGGGCAGCAGGATACTCTTCATCTATAGCTAGAG GCTCGGTGTTTGATCCACTGGGACAAGCAAAAGGACCAGCCCCTCCATTAGAGAGACAGAACGAAGACAC GCCAGAGGAAAAGATAAAGATCCTGGAAAAGAAGGTGAATGATTTGATAGAGGAGAGCTGTCTCGCTCATGCTCGTGGGGATCTTCAGCTG TCTCTAGAGAAAGCCAAAGAGGCGGGCAGGAAGGAAAGGGCTCTGGTGAGACAGAGAGAACAAACAGGCACTGCAGACCACATCAATCTGGATCTGACCTACTCT GTGTTGTTTAATTTAGCAAACCAATATGCCAATAATGACATGTACACTGAGGCCTTGAACACATACCAAGTCATTGTGAAGAACAAAATGTTCAATAATGCTG GACGATTGAAAGTTAACATGGCAAATATCTATTTCAAGCAAAAGAATTACACAAAAGCAATCAAATTTTACCGCATGGCTTTGGATCAGATCTCAAATGCCCACAATGCAATGAG GATCAAGATCATGCAGAACATTGGTGTTGTGTTCATACATATGGGCCAGTACTCAGATGCCATCACATCCTTTGAGTACATCATGAGTGAGAGTCCCAACATAAAGACAGGCTTCAACCTCATCCTGTGCTACTATGCCATCGGAGACCGTGAAAGGATGAAGAAAGCTTTTCAGAAGCTCATTTGTGTGCCCCTCGATATTGATGATGAAGACAAGTATATCCCTGCAAAT gATGACTCTCATGCAAACATGGTGATTGAGGCTATAAAGAATGATAAGCTTCACCAAATGGAAAGGGAGAG GAAAGCATTAGCAGAAAAATACATTATGACCTCAGCCAAGCTTATTGCTCCAGCCATTGAGTCGTCATTTGCAGCTGGGTTTGACTG GTGTGTGGACATGGTGAAGGGTTCACAATATGTGGAGCTTGCAAATGACTTGGAGATCAATAAAGCTATTACATACTTAAGACAGAGGGACTTCAAACAG gCAGTGGAGACGCTAAAGATGTTTGAGAAGAAGGACAGTCGGGTAAAAAGTGCCGCTGCCACTAATCTATCTTTTCTCTACTTTTTG GAAAAAGATTATGACCAGGCTGACCGCTATGCTGAGCTGGCCATGAGCGCTGACCGCTATAACCCTGCTGCCCTCATTAACAAAGGCAACACAGTGTTTGTGAAAGAGGACTATGAGAAAGCAGCAGAGTTTTACAAGGAGGCTCTTCGTAATGACTCGTCCTGTACTGAAGCCCTCTATAACTTAG GTTTGACCTATAAGAGGCTGGGTAGGCTGGAGGAAGCCCTGGACTGCTTCCTCAAACTGCACGCTATCCTCAGAAACAGTGCTCAGGTCATGTACCAGCTGGCTAATCT ATATGAGATGTTGGAAGACCCTCATCAGGCCATTGAGTGGCTGATGCAGCTCACCAGTGTGACCCCCACAGATGCCCAGGTGCTGGCCAAACTGGGAGACCTCTATGACAATGAAGGAGACAAATCTCAGGCCTTCCAGTACTAttatgag TCGTACAGGTATTTTCCCTCAAACATTAGTGTGATTGAATGGTTGGGAGCATATTACATTGACACCCAGTTCTGTGAGAAAGCTATTCAGTACTTTGAGAGAGCTACCCTCATTCA ACCAACACAGGTCAAGTGGCAGCTGATGGTGGCTAGCTGTTACAGGAGAAGTG gGAATTATCAGAAGGCACTTGAGACCTATAAGGACATTCATCGGAAATTTCCTGAAAATGTTGAAT GTCTACGCTTCCTGGTCAGGCTGTGCACTGATATGGGACTAAAAGAGGTGCAGGATTATGCCACCAAACTGAAGAAAGTTGAAAAAATGAAGGAGATCAGAGAGCAG AGGGTGAGATCTGGGAGAGAGAGCAGTGCTCGAGGTCGCAGGGAAGGCAGCGCTGGCAGTG GGAGCAGCTCAAGCCCCATCAATACCCCTCCTCTGAGAGCCAGTG tttCTCGCTCTGAAGCTAAGTATAGTCCTGTGCTGCAGCAGGGCAGAG ACAGTGGACAAAGCAACCATGGCACCAGCGCCAAGGGTGAGAGGCTTAGCGTTAAACTGAAAACTCTTCCCGGGTCCAATGAACCGTATGAGGCCAGCACTCAGCAGGAAATAG ATGCTTCTTATGTCGATCCATTGGGGCCTCAAATGCAGAGACCAAAAACAGCAGCGAGGAAACGCACAGAGGAAGATGAGTTTGCTGATGAAGAGCTGGGAGATGACTTACTGCCTGAGTGA
- the gja3 gene encoding gap junction alpha-3 protein, whose translation MGDWSFLGRLLENAQEHSTVIGKVWLTVLFIFRILVLGAAAEEVWGDEQSDFTCNTQQPGCENVCYDEAFPISHIRFWVLQIIFVSTPTLIYLGHVLHIVRMEEKRKEREEELRKASRLQEEKELLYRNGGGGEAGGRGGGGGGGKKEKPPIRDEHGKIRIRGALLRTYVFNIIFKTLFEVGFILGQYFLYGFQLRPLYKCARWPCPNTVDCFISRPTEKTIFIIFMLVVACVSLLLNLLEIYHLGWKKVKQGMTNEFAPERESLPDANEAEPESPRTAPPTLSYPPDYTEVAVVGGGVFLQPVSAPSTAEFKMDPLREELEESSPFYISNNNHRLAAEQNWANLATEQQTREMNAASPSPSSSSSRSSNNGRQAKDAAQLADTPTSAGGGLSAGPEEGHVTTTVEMHEPPVIFTDARRLSRASKASSVRARPNDLAV comes from the coding sequence ATGGGTGACTGGAGCTTTCTTGGGCGGCTCTTGGAGAATGCACAGGAACACTCGACTGTGATCGGCAAAGTCTGGCTGACGGTACTCTTCATTTTTAGGATTCTAGTGTTGGGAGCGGCGGCCGAGGAGGTCTGGGGCGATGAGCAGTCAGACTTTACCTGCAACACGCAGCAGCCCGGTTGCGAGAACGTCTGCTATGACGAGGCCTTCCCCATCTCCCACATCCGCTTCTGGGTGCTCCAAATCATCTTCGTGTCCACGCCGACGCTCATCTACCTGGGCCATGTCCTGCACATTGTTCGTATGGAGGAGAAGCGGAAAGAGCGCGAGGAGGAGCTGCGAAAGGCCAGCCGGCTCCAGGAGGAGAAAGAACTCCTGTATAGAAACGGAGGGGGAGGGGAGGCTGGTGGACGGGGTGGGGGCGGCGGCGGCGGCAAAAAGGAGAAACCGCCAATCAGAGACGAGCACGGCAAAATCCGCATTAGAGGTGCCTTGTTGCGCACCTATGTGTTCAACATCATTTTCAAGACCCTGTTTGAAGTGGGGTTCATTTTAGGTCAGTATTTCCTCTATGGTTTCCAGTTGCGGCCCCTGTATAAGTGTGCACGGTGGCCCTGCCCCAATACGGTGGACTGCTTCATTTCCCGGCCCACGGAAAAGACCATCTTCATCATATTTATGCTTGTGGTGGCTTGCGTGTCCCTTTTGCTGAATTTGTTAGAAATCTATCACCTCGGATGGAAGAAGGTCAAACAGGGCATGACCAACGAGTTCGCCCCCGAGCGTGAGTCGCTGCCCGACGCGAACGAAGCGGAGCCCGAGTCTCCCAGAACTGCGCCTCCTACCCTCAGCTACCCGCCAGACTACACGGAGGTGGCCGTGGTGGGTGGCGGCGTGTTCCTCCAGCCCGTGTCGGCACCCTCCACGGCTGAGTTCAAGATGGACCCTCTGCGCGAGGAGCTCGAGGAGTCCTCACCTTTTTACATCAGCAACAACAACCACAGGCTGGCTGCCGAGCAGAACTGGGCCAACCTGGCCACCGAGCAGCAGACTCGAGAGATGAACGCCGCCTCCCCCTCCCCTTCCTCCTCCTCGTCTCGCTCTTCCAATAATGGGCGGCAAGCCAAAGACGCCGCTCAGCTCGCTGACACCCCCACCTCCGCCGGCGGCGGTTTGAGCGCTGGGCCGGAGGAGGGGCACGTCACCACCACGGTGGAGATGCACGAGCCGCCTGTCATTTTCACTGACGCTCGACGACTGAGCAGGGCTAGTAAAGCCAGCAGCGTGAGAGCGAGGCCCAATGATCTGGCGGTGTAG
- the cryl1 gene encoding lambda-crystallin homolog isoform X1, translated as MSSLKGKIITVVGSGLIGRSWAMVFLSGGYKVKIYDNKPGQASGAITEIRKQLEELQQAQMLRGNLSAAEQLSLLSSHDDLQQALEGAFFVQECVFEDLEAKQTVFHEVENLVTESVILSSSTSCLMPSNVFSRVQNRTRCIISHPVNPPYYVRLVELVPHPETLPAVIDVAYSLMTDVGQAPVRLKKEIDGFALNRVQYAIIAESWRLVQDGVISVKDIDLVMSEGLGMRYAFIGPIETMHLNAPEGMEDYLQRYSEGMKRVLNAFGPVPDFSGEPAARIIKEICELIPGEQEHLTARRERRDQLLMGLAKLKK; from the exons ATGAGTTCATTAAAAGGAAAGATCATTACTGTTGTCGGGAG TGGACTGATTGGCCGTTCCTGGGCCATGGTGTTCCTGAGTGGAGGATACAAGGTCAAGATCTATGACAACAAACCAGGACAAGCATCAGGGGCCATCACAGAGATCAG GAAACAGCTTGAGGAGCTTCAACAAGCCCAAATGCTAAGAGGAAATCTCAGCGCTGCAGAGCAGTTGAGTCTACTCAGCAGTCATGATGACTTGCAGCAGGCCCTAGAGGGAGCTTTCTTTGTCCAG GAGTGTGTATTTGAGGACCTGGAAGCAAAGCAGACCGTCTTCCATGAGGTGGAGAATCTAGTCACAGAAAGCGTGATTCTCAGCAGCTCCACTTCTTGCCTGATGCCAAGCAACGTGTTCTCTCGTGTCCAGAACCGAACCCGATGTATCATATCTCATCCG GTAAACCCGCCCTACTATGTGCGTCTAGTGGAACTGGTGCCACACCCTGAAACACTGCCTGCTGTAATAGATGTTGCTTACTCACTGATGACGGATGTCGGACAGGCACCTGTGCGCCTCAAGAAGGAGATCGATGGTTTCGCATTGAACCGTGTTCAGTATGCCATCATAGCCGAGTCCTGGAGGCTGGTTCAG GACGGAGTGATCTCAGTGAAGGACATTGATCTGGTGATGTCTGAGGGTCTGGGCATGCGCTACGCTTTTATAGGTCCCATTGAAACCATGCATCTCAACGCACCAGAAG GTATGGAAGACTATCTCCAGCGCTATAGTGAGGGCATGAAGAGGGTTCTTAATGCTTTTGGGCCTGTACCAGACTTTTCTGGAGAGCCAGCAGCTAGAATCATAAAA GAGATCTGTGAGCTGATCCCTGGTGAGCAGGAGCATCTCACAGCCAGAAGAGAGAGAAGAGATCAGCTACTGATGGGACTAGCTAAGCTAAAGAAATGA
- the cryl1 gene encoding lambda-crystallin homolog isoform X2, producing MVFLSGGYKVKIYDNKPGQASGAITEIRKQLEELQQAQMLRGNLSAAEQLSLLSSHDDLQQALEGAFFVQECVFEDLEAKQTVFHEVENLVTESVILSSSTSCLMPSNVFSRVQNRTRCIISHPVNPPYYVRLVELVPHPETLPAVIDVAYSLMTDVGQAPVRLKKEIDGFALNRVQYAIIAESWRLVQDGVISVKDIDLVMSEGLGMRYAFIGPIETMHLNAPEGMEDYLQRYSEGMKRVLNAFGPVPDFSGEPAARIIKEICELIPGEQEHLTARRERRDQLLMGLAKLKK from the exons ATGGTGTTCCTGAGTGGAGGATACAAGGTCAAGATCTATGACAACAAACCAGGACAAGCATCAGGGGCCATCACAGAGATCAG GAAACAGCTTGAGGAGCTTCAACAAGCCCAAATGCTAAGAGGAAATCTCAGCGCTGCAGAGCAGTTGAGTCTACTCAGCAGTCATGATGACTTGCAGCAGGCCCTAGAGGGAGCTTTCTTTGTCCAG GAGTGTGTATTTGAGGACCTGGAAGCAAAGCAGACCGTCTTCCATGAGGTGGAGAATCTAGTCACAGAAAGCGTGATTCTCAGCAGCTCCACTTCTTGCCTGATGCCAAGCAACGTGTTCTCTCGTGTCCAGAACCGAACCCGATGTATCATATCTCATCCG GTAAACCCGCCCTACTATGTGCGTCTAGTGGAACTGGTGCCACACCCTGAAACACTGCCTGCTGTAATAGATGTTGCTTACTCACTGATGACGGATGTCGGACAGGCACCTGTGCGCCTCAAGAAGGAGATCGATGGTTTCGCATTGAACCGTGTTCAGTATGCCATCATAGCCGAGTCCTGGAGGCTGGTTCAG GACGGAGTGATCTCAGTGAAGGACATTGATCTGGTGATGTCTGAGGGTCTGGGCATGCGCTACGCTTTTATAGGTCCCATTGAAACCATGCATCTCAACGCACCAGAAG GTATGGAAGACTATCTCCAGCGCTATAGTGAGGGCATGAAGAGGGTTCTTAATGCTTTTGGGCCTGTACCAGACTTTTCTGGAGAGCCAGCAGCTAGAATCATAAAA GAGATCTGTGAGCTGATCCCTGGTGAGCAGGAGCATCTCACAGCCAGAAGAGAGAGAAGAGATCAGCTACTGATGGGACTAGCTAAGCTAAAGAAATGA